One region of Faecalibacter bovis genomic DNA includes:
- a CDS encoding YncE family protein, translating into MKNIKTLLFALLATSFTLQSCSSDDDNNNPIEQNGSYKDGIFVLNEGAMGSNNAEVTFFKNGAATQNLFKTVNPTLNLGNVATSILFEDNDGYIVVNLSNKIEVVHATTFESKGTITANLNNPRYIAADDNKIYVTNWGDSTNPDDDFISVFRRSDLAFEKKIDVKEGPDQILIENNKLVIAHSGGWSNGNSVSIYNLATNTLENITVGDVPSAMVEENGIVYVLCSGITWGGTPSAGKLVKINLNTNSVTQTINFADGQNPRFLVEENNQIFYTLNNQVYRLALQDNTLPQNALFAFDATYIYAFNIHNGAIYIGDAKDFASNGEVKYYSLAGNLLGQFSTGIGPNFIAYN; encoded by the coding sequence ATGAAAAATATCAAAACTTTACTTTTTGCTTTACTTGCGACGAGTTTTACTTTACAATCATGTTCATCAGATGATGATAATAACAACCCTATCGAACAAAATGGATCTTACAAAGACGGAATTTTTGTACTAAATGAGGGTGCAATGGGTAGCAATAATGCTGAAGTTACTTTCTTTAAAAATGGAGCTGCAACTCAGAATTTATTTAAAACTGTTAATCCAACATTAAATTTAGGTAATGTTGCAACTAGTATTCTTTTCGAAGATAACGACGGATATATAGTAGTGAATTTATCTAATAAAATAGAAGTTGTTCATGCTACAACTTTCGAATCAAAAGGTACAATTACAGCAAACTTAAATAATCCGCGTTATATCGCCGCAGACGACAATAAAATATATGTTACAAACTGGGGAGATTCTACTAATCCAGATGACGATTTTATTTCAGTTTTTAGACGTTCTGATTTAGCTTTTGAGAAAAAAATTGACGTAAAAGAAGGTCCTGATCAAATTTTAATCGAAAATAATAAACTTGTTATAGCGCACTCTGGTGGTTGGAGCAATGGAAATTCTGTTTCTATCTACAATTTAGCTACAAACACTTTAGAAAACATTACAGTTGGTGATGTACCTTCTGCTATGGTTGAAGAAAATGGAATTGTTTATGTTTTATGTTCTGGAATTACTTGGGGTGGAACTCCATCTGCTGGAAAATTGGTTAAAATTAACTTAAATACAAACTCTGTTACACAAACTATTAATTTTGCTGATGGTCAAAATCCTCGTTTTTTAGTTGAAGAAAATAATCAAATCTTTTATACTTTAAACAACCAAGTTTATCGTTTAGCATTACAAGATAATACGTTACCACAAAATGCTTTATTCGCATTTGATGCTACTTATATCTATGCATTCAACATCCATAATGGAGCAATTTATATTGGAGATGCTAAAGATTTTGCATCAAACGGAGAAGTTAAATATTACAGCTTAGCAGGCAATTTATTAGGACAATTTTCAACAGGAATTGGACCAAATTTCATTGCTTATAATTAA
- a CDS encoding EamA family transporter codes for MNQTKYIFSAVTAYFIWGFFSFGLKPIAHYPSLDILFYRLFISVFFLLIINIVFRRNKIVSDWNLFKSLAKKEQKKLLSLIVGGSIILMANWLVFIIVMNHVSVQAASLSYLVCPIITTVLAFFILKDKLTKVKWFAVGISILACGILSIGHFTDLMYSLFVAIAFACYILIQRSLNRFDSFNLLMIQLSVVAVLMLPMVFLYASPIPTETIFYQCIMAVVILFTIIPMFLNNFALKGINSSTVGILIYLNPIMNFVLAIVYYKEKVTTLQISGYALILIAILVFNSQIIFKNRSIKKSEG; via the coding sequence ATGAATCAAACAAAGTATATATTTTCTGCGGTTACAGCCTATTTTATTTGGGGATTTTTTAGTTTTGGATTAAAACCAATAGCGCATTATCCTTCGTTAGATATTTTGTTTTATCGTTTGTTTATCAGCGTATTCTTTTTGTTAATTATCAATATTGTATTTAGAAGAAATAAGATTGTATCGGATTGGAATTTATTTAAATCTTTAGCTAAAAAAGAACAGAAAAAATTATTGAGTTTAATAGTTGGTGGCTCAATTATTTTAATGGCAAATTGGTTAGTTTTTATAATCGTAATGAATCATGTGAGTGTTCAAGCAGCATCTCTATCATATTTAGTTTGTCCCATTATTACAACTGTTTTAGCATTTTTTATATTGAAAGATAAACTAACAAAGGTAAAATGGTTTGCAGTTGGTATCAGTATTTTAGCGTGTGGAATATTATCTATTGGGCATTTTACGGATTTAATGTATAGTCTTTTCGTTGCAATTGCATTTGCTTGTTACATATTAATTCAGAGAAGTTTAAACCGTTTTGATAGTTTTAATTTATTAATGATTCAGCTTTCGGTTGTTGCAGTTTTAATGCTGCCTATGGTTTTCCTATATGCAAGTCCAATTCCTACAGAAACAATATTCTATCAATGTATCATGGCGGTTGTAATTTTGTTCACAATTATCCCAATGTTCTTAAATAATTTCGCATTAAAAGGCATCAATTCATCAACGGTTGGAATTTTAATTTATCTAAATCCAATTATGAATTTTGTGTTAGCAATTGTTTATTACAAAGAGAAAGTTACCACGCTACAAATTTCTGGATATGCATTAATTTTAATTGCGATTTTAGTTTTTAATTCTCAAATAATATTTAAAAATAGAAGCATAAAAAAATCCGAAGGCTAG
- a CDS encoding nucleoside deaminase, producing the protein MAELFSDEYFMRIALNEAANAYERDEIPVGAVIVSNNKIIAKAHNLTETLIDVTAHAEMQAITSAANYLGGKYLQNCTLYVTLEPCVMCGGALYWSQISKVVYGASDPKRGFKAKIGELHPKTEVISGLLEDECGEIMKSFFQKKR; encoded by the coding sequence ATGGCAGAATTATTTTCAGACGAATATTTTATGCGAATTGCTTTAAATGAAGCCGCAAATGCTTATGAACGCGATGAAATTCCGGTCGGAGCTGTAATCGTAAGTAACAATAAAATTATTGCTAAAGCGCATAATTTAACTGAAACATTGATTGACGTTACGGCACATGCCGAAATGCAAGCCATAACATCTGCTGCTAATTATTTAGGTGGGAAATACTTACAAAATTGTACACTTTATGTTACTTTAGAACCTTGCGTCATGTGCGGTGGAGCTTTGTATTGGAGCCAAATTTCTAAGGTTGTTTATGGCGCTTCTGATCCAAAACGTGGTTTTAAAGCTAAGATTGGTGAACTACATCCAAAAACTGAAGTAATTTCTGGATTATTAGAAGATGAATGTGGCGAAATCATGAAATCTTTTTTCCAGAAAAAAAGGTAA
- a CDS encoding cystathionine gamma-synthase: MKFNTKAIHGGQHHDPSTGAVMTPIYQTSTFAQRSPGDYKGYEYSRGANPTRSALENALASIEGGVAGFAFGSGLAAIDGVLKLFKPGDEIIAMDDLYGGSYRLFTRVYEKFGLKFHFVDMTDVDATVALINDNTKMVWIETPTNPLMKVVDIKAINDAAKAKKADVLVAVDNTFASPYLQRPIELGADIVMHSATKYLGGHSDLVAGAIIVNSDQLATDVHFNLFATGGILGPQDSYLVLRGIKTLAVRMDRHCSNGMKVARFLEAHPKVAHTYYPGLENHPQHEIAKKQMKDFGGMVTFTLTSGKKEDAFKLLENLKVFTLAESLGGVESLANHPATMTHASIPAEKRAEIGITDDLIRLSVGIEDIDDLLADLEQVLNLI; this comes from the coding sequence ATGAAATTCAATACAAAAGCTATACACGGTGGTCAACACCATGATCCATCTACAGGAGCGGTTATGACTCCAATTTACCAAACATCAACATTTGCACAACGTTCTCCTGGAGACTACAAAGGATACGAATATTCTCGTGGAGCAAATCCTACGCGTTCAGCTTTAGAAAATGCTTTAGCATCAATCGAAGGTGGAGTTGCAGGTTTTGCATTTGGTTCTGGTTTAGCAGCAATCGATGGTGTTTTAAAATTATTCAAACCTGGTGATGAAATCATCGCAATGGATGATTTATACGGAGGATCTTACCGTTTATTTACACGTGTTTATGAGAAATTCGGATTAAAATTCCATTTCGTAGATATGACAGATGTGGATGCTACAGTAGCTTTAATTAACGATAATACAAAAATGGTTTGGATTGAAACACCAACAAATCCATTAATGAAGGTTGTTGATATTAAAGCAATCAACGATGCAGCGAAAGCAAAAAAAGCAGACGTTTTAGTTGCGGTTGATAACACATTTGCTTCTCCATATTTACAACGTCCGATCGAATTAGGAGCGGATATCGTGATGCACTCGGCTACTAAATATTTAGGAGGTCACTCGGATTTAGTTGCTGGAGCTATTATCGTTAATTCTGATCAATTAGCGACTGATGTTCACTTCAATTTATTTGCAACTGGTGGAATTTTAGGACCACAAGATTCGTACTTAGTTTTACGTGGAATCAAAACGTTAGCAGTTCGTATGGATCGTCACTGTTCTAATGGAATGAAGGTAGCTCGTTTCTTAGAAGCGCATCCAAAAGTTGCTCACACATATTACCCAGGTTTAGAGAATCATCCACAACACGAAATTGCGAAAAAGCAAATGAAAGATTTCGGTGGAATGGTAACATTTACGTTAACTTCTGGTAAAAAAGAAGATGCTTTCAAATTATTAGAAAACTTAAAAGTTTTCACGTTAGCTGAATCTTTAGGTGGAGTTGAGTCTTTAGCGAATCACCCAGCTACAATGACTCACGCGTCTATTCCAGCTGAAAAACGTGCTGAAATTGGTATTACAGATGACTTAATTCGTTTATCTGTTGGTATCGAAGACATCGACGATTTATTAGCAGATTTAGAACAAGTTTTAAATTTAATCTAA
- the recO gene encoding DNA repair protein RecO, translated as MKVIETKAIVLSSLKYGDTSLIVRCYTEQLGLKSFIAKGVFSKKKRNTALYFPLNEIDIAYSPKSNEQQLVFLKSAQAAYYYESLHFHPVKSAIVFFLAELLNLILKAEEHNNDLYQFIKQSLILFDEKKEDFADFHLVFLMNLTHFLGFYPNDDNEKAIYFDLENGFFTESNSSINMLNSIETELFKKLLNTPFDLTTKNHFNQQQRGLLLEILVKYYQIHTNNFKKPNSLQVLHELFS; from the coding sequence ATGAAAGTGATCGAAACAAAAGCAATTGTTTTATCAAGTTTAAAATATGGAGATACAAGCTTAATTGTTCGTTGTTATACCGAACAATTAGGCTTGAAATCTTTTATAGCCAAAGGTGTTTTTTCTAAAAAGAAACGCAATACAGCGCTATATTTTCCATTAAATGAAATTGATATTGCGTATTCTCCAAAATCGAACGAACAACAATTGGTATTTTTGAAATCTGCGCAAGCGGCTTATTACTATGAATCGTTGCATTTCCATCCGGTGAAATCAGCCATAGTTTTCTTCTTGGCTGAACTTTTAAATCTGATTTTAAAAGCGGAAGAACATAACAACGATTTGTATCAATTCATCAAACAAAGTTTGATTTTATTTGATGAAAAGAAAGAAGATTTTGCAGATTTCCATTTAGTTTTTTTAATGAATTTGACGCATTTTTTAGGATTTTATCCAAATGATGACAACGAAAAAGCAATTTATTTTGATTTAGAAAATGGCTTTTTTACCGAAAGTAATTCTTCAATCAATATGTTGAATTCGATCGAAACTGAATTATTTAAAAAACTTTTAAATACGCCTTTCGATTTAACAACGAAGAATCATTTCAATCAACAACAGCGTGGTTTATTGCTAGAAATTTTGGTGAAGTATTATCAAATACATACCAACAATTTTAAGAAACCGAATTCATTACAAGTTTTACACGAATTGTTTAGTTGA
- the porZ gene encoding type IX secretion system anionic LPS delivery protein PorZ: protein MKKYLLLILCFPLFSLFGQNTNGRWSDLFSYSNVKYIEEVQGILYCATENGIFLFDPSNPEREWVKYNKTNVLSNVGISAMNYDAATNTLIIGYDNGSIDLLIDGESQIVLDIPWNSFSGVKKINHIFIQGDVAIISGGFGIASYSLSDREFLETTFFYNNGNYIAVNESVIFNDRVFSATDNGIFSYQLVNGTNFPNFYAWQQVAGTQSLGGVKYMELFNNQMYFASNSMLYKLNSDTQFSQVQAFSNIKDLKSNQNILAIAQSSQVSFMNTNQSVVTHSEDFYQTTEGGVQMQKMPLNTGIFYNNKYFGGTTNFGLIDFDLSYLENAEGYKPDGPYNNLSYSLAVSKQKVWIAPGGMSDFNEPTFNGDGFYYFDKFKWNHFKSSELLNAKDFIKISVNPKDDNNFVAIPFAEVPQWGSQTRIGIFEFNQNGETFDFNHITSPFVWSYRMGGGSFDKDGDLYVSSSFLDEPSGWETNHYYQRKGQSWRRVRSNKNRPSTALSPEISSNYIWFPNARTGGLTVLDKNMTEVVTLTKSNANLYEDAVLTVAIDQNNNAWIGTLLGLTVLNNADSSIESGNYRTEPVVIIQDGIPEALLTSTRINDIKVDKANRKWIATNAAGVYYVSDNGEQTIYNFTSKNSALPSDTVYDIEIDDSNGKVYFATEKGVVVFNGDVQDVGDSFNQVIAYPNPVRPGFKGNVIIKNIPNRASVKITDITGNLLYEAKANGGIVEWNTKNSKGIDVASGVYIVLMTNADGTQTKTIKIAVVR, encoded by the coding sequence ATGAAGAAGTACCTTTTACTAATATTATGTTTTCCATTATTTTCTCTATTCGGGCAAAATACAAATGGAAGATGGTCTGATTTATTCTCTTATTCAAATGTAAAATACATAGAAGAAGTTCAAGGTATTTTATATTGTGCAACCGAAAACGGAATTTTCCTTTTCGATCCTTCAAACCCAGAAAGAGAATGGGTTAAATATAACAAGACGAATGTATTAAGTAATGTTGGTATTTCTGCAATGAATTACGATGCAGCAACCAATACATTAATCATTGGTTACGATAATGGTTCGATTGATTTATTAATCGATGGCGAATCACAAATTGTTTTGGATATTCCTTGGAATAGTTTTTCTGGCGTTAAAAAAATCAATCACATTTTTATTCAAGGCGATGTAGCGATTATTTCGGGCGGATTCGGTATAGCTTCGTATAGTTTATCTGATCGCGAGTTTTTAGAAACTACATTTTTCTATAATAACGGAAATTACATTGCGGTAAACGAATCTGTAATTTTTAACGATCGTGTGTTCTCGGCTACAGATAACGGAATTTTCTCGTATCAACTTGTAAACGGAACAAACTTTCCTAATTTTTATGCTTGGCAACAAGTAGCAGGAACTCAATCCTTGGGTGGTGTAAAATACATGGAGTTATTTAATAATCAGATGTATTTTGCTTCAAATTCAATGTTGTATAAATTAAATTCAGATACACAATTTTCTCAAGTTCAAGCTTTTTCTAATATCAAAGATTTAAAATCGAATCAAAATATTTTAGCAATTGCTCAGTCTTCACAAGTAAGTTTTATGAATACAAATCAGAGTGTAGTTACACATTCAGAAGATTTTTATCAAACAACAGAAGGAGGTGTTCAGATGCAAAAAATGCCATTAAATACAGGAATTTTTTACAATAATAAATACTTCGGAGGAACTACAAATTTTGGTTTAATTGATTTTGATTTATCATACTTAGAAAACGCAGAAGGTTATAAGCCAGATGGTCCTTATAATAATTTATCTTACTCATTAGCGGTTAGCAAACAAAAAGTATGGATCGCTCCAGGTGGAATGAGTGATTTTAATGAACCAACGTTTAATGGAGATGGTTTTTATTATTTTGATAAATTTAAATGGAACCATTTTAAAAGTTCAGAATTATTAAACGCAAAAGATTTTATTAAAATATCAGTCAATCCAAAAGATGACAATAATTTTGTCGCAATTCCATTTGCCGAAGTTCCTCAATGGGGAAGTCAAACAAGAATCGGTATTTTCGAATTCAATCAAAATGGTGAAACTTTTGATTTTAATCACATCACATCACCTTTTGTTTGGTCATATCGTATGGGCGGTGGTTCTTTTGATAAAGACGGAGATTTATATGTAAGTAGTTCTTTTTTAGATGAACCTTCTGGTTGGGAAACTAACCATTATTATCAAAGAAAAGGTCAATCTTGGCGACGTGTAAGATCTAATAAAAATAGACCTTCTACAGCTTTATCGCCAGAAATATCATCTAATTATATTTGGTTCCCAAATGCCAGAACAGGTGGATTAACTGTTTTGGATAAGAATATGACTGAAGTTGTTACGCTTACAAAATCAAACGCTAATTTATATGAAGATGCAGTTTTAACAGTTGCAATTGATCAAAATAATAATGCTTGGATTGGAACTTTATTAGGTTTAACGGTTTTAAATAATGCGGATTCTTCTATTGAATCTGGCAATTACAGAACTGAACCTGTTGTTATTATACAAGATGGTATTCCTGAAGCTTTGTTAACTTCTACGCGTATCAATGATATAAAAGTAGATAAAGCAAACAGAAAATGGATTGCGACAAATGCAGCAGGTGTTTACTATGTATCGGATAATGGGGAACAAACAATTTATAATTTCACTTCAAAAAATTCAGCTTTACCATCTGATACAGTTTATGATATTGAAATTGATGATTCAAACGGAAAAGTTTATTTTGCAACAGAAAAAGGTGTTGTAGTTTTTAACGGTGATGTACAAGATGTAGGAGATAGTTTTAATCAAGTAATTGCATATCCAAATCCAGTTCGTCCTGGTTTTAAAGGAAATGTAATTATTAAAAATATTCCGAATAGAGCATCTGTGAAAATTACTGATATTACAGGAAATTTATTGTACGAAGCCAAAGCAAATGGTGGAATTGTAGAGTGGAATACAAAAAATAGTAAAGGAATTGATGTTGCATCTGGAGTTTATATTGTTTTGATGACAAATGCAGACGGAACACAAACAAAAACTATTAAAATCGCAGTAGTGAGATAA
- the dprA gene encoding DNA-processing protein DprA: MNSEQRYILALSFIKGIGDNRIFFLVNFFGSAKAVWESSKNELLNISGFGPKLVKDIGNEKFLDLADLEIEFCKINNINILTVFDEQYPSLLKQCPDAPIVLFTKGNLTFEKSKKIAIVGTRKMTNYGKLFIEELIDGIKDFDVTIVSGLAYGCDIYSHIQALKFNIPTWAVLAHHLNNIYPPQHKNVAIEMLENGGWISEQSSIKGVSPKYFLQRNRIIAGLSDVTIMVESGSHGGSLVTAKFANDYNRDVFALPGKSTDMLSKGCNYMIKSHQAYLIESSKDLEYHLNLSDNPKKSNQLEMFIELSEEEQKIVDFLVQNGKTHIDALSISLDLLTYELMPVLLDLELKNILRPLPGKYFELSR, from the coding sequence ATGAATTCTGAGCAAAGATACATTTTAGCACTGTCATTTATCAAAGGAATTGGAGATAATCGAATATTTTTTCTCGTTAATTTCTTTGGTAGCGCTAAAGCTGTGTGGGAATCTTCTAAAAATGAATTACTTAATATAAGTGGATTTGGGCCTAAATTAGTAAAAGATATTGGGAATGAAAAGTTTTTAGATTTAGCTGATCTCGAAATTGAATTTTGTAAAATTAATAATATCAATATTTTAACCGTTTTTGATGAGCAATATCCTTCTTTGTTAAAACAATGTCCTGATGCGCCAATTGTATTATTTACAAAAGGAAATTTAACATTCGAAAAGTCAAAGAAAATTGCAATAGTTGGTACACGAAAAATGACTAATTACGGTAAACTGTTTATTGAGGAATTAATTGACGGGATTAAAGATTTTGATGTAACAATTGTAAGTGGTTTAGCGTACGGATGTGATATATATTCTCATATACAAGCTTTAAAATTTAACATACCAACATGGGCTGTTTTAGCTCATCATCTCAATAATATTTATCCTCCACAACACAAAAATGTGGCGATAGAAATGTTAGAAAATGGTGGTTGGATATCAGAACAATCTTCAATAAAAGGAGTTTCTCCCAAATATTTTCTGCAACGAAATAGGATTATAGCAGGTCTTTCAGATGTAACAATTATGGTAGAATCTGGTTCGCATGGCGGAAGTTTAGTCACTGCTAAATTTGCAAATGATTATAATCGTGATGTTTTTGCTTTACCCGGCAAATCAACTGATATGTTAAGTAAAGGTTGTAATTATATGATTAAATCACACCAAGCGTATTTGATAGAATCATCTAAAGACTTAGAATATCATCTTAATCTTAGCGATAATCCTAAAAAATCTAACCAGCTAGAAATGTTTATCGAATTGTCGGAAGAGGAACAAAAAATTGTTGATTTCTTAGTTCAAAATGGTAAAACCCACATCGATGCATTGTCAATAAGTTTAGATTTATTGACTTATGAATTGATGCCCGTTTTGTTAGATTTAGAGCTCAAGAATATTCTTCGACCATTGCCTGGTAAGTATTTTGAGCTTTCTCGATGA
- a CDS encoding HU domain-containing protein, whose translation MRLENYINQLMFQHDCVIVPKFGAFVSHPTSATIIQEEQTIIPPHNAVSFNSSLTTSDGLLEKKYALEENISIENASSQIEEDVNDWNYRLNNGETIVLENIGTLNNDADGVLNFKPHTTENFLADAYGLRSIKPNLILNNPEVAAVLPSSKRNWSSFLAVASIIPIIVGGYFYFNTPQPVQKFVDHQWSGIVLPAIQEAAPNLLNSASKIEKIDQLEDVIHNLPTTISNPLEYVQAGTSVSLPAETDSTGQNVLSRFEITVVEEKQLNEDEKEVKAIIRNSKVDANSLNSKSSNSTTKDVAKTTKTEDNNNTAVKGNDKKSEDIIRIESNPKKFQVIAASLRRADDAARMLRFLESEGYKNANIVYVKGRFYYVTFDSFDNMEQASKYLNNLHKQRPDAWIREHN comes from the coding sequence ATGAGGTTAGAGAACTATATTAATCAGCTTATGTTTCAGCACGATTGTGTAATCGTTCCGAAATTTGGTGCGTTTGTTTCGCACCCTACAAGTGCAACTATTATCCAAGAGGAACAAACTATTATTCCTCCACATAATGCAGTTTCTTTTAATTCATCCTTAACAACAAGCGATGGACTTCTTGAAAAAAAGTACGCTTTAGAAGAAAATATTAGTATAGAAAATGCTTCTTCACAAATTGAAGAAGATGTAAACGATTGGAATTATCGTTTAAACAACGGAGAAACAATTGTTTTAGAAAATATAGGAACGTTAAACAATGATGCTGATGGAGTTTTAAATTTTAAACCTCATACTACCGAAAACTTCTTGGCAGATGCATACGGTTTACGTTCTATCAAACCTAATTTAATCTTAAACAACCCTGAAGTAGCTGCTGTGTTACCCTCATCAAAAAGAAATTGGTCATCGTTTTTAGCCGTTGCGTCAATTATTCCGATTATCGTTGGTGGATATTTTTATTTTAATACACCTCAACCGGTACAAAAATTTGTAGATCACCAATGGAGTGGTATTGTTTTACCAGCAATTCAAGAAGCAGCACCCAACTTATTAAACTCTGCATCTAAAATTGAAAAAATTGATCAGTTAGAAGATGTTATTCATAATTTACCTACTACAATATCTAATCCTTTAGAATACGTTCAGGCAGGAACTTCTGTTTCTTTACCAGCTGAAACCGATTCTACTGGACAGAATGTTTTATCACGTTTTGAAATTACAGTTGTAGAGGAAAAACAATTAAATGAAGATGAAAAAGAAGTTAAAGCAATTATCAGAAACTCTAAAGTTGATGCTAATTCATTAAATTCTAAATCTTCAAACTCTACAACAAAAGATGTTGCAAAAACTACTAAAACAGAAGATAACAACAATACTGCAGTAAAAGGAAATGATAAAAAATCGGAAGATATTATCCGAATTGAATCTAATCCTAAAAAATTCCAAGTAATCGCTGCTTCTTTAAGAAGAGCAGATGATGCTGCAAGAATGTTACGTTTCTTAGAAAGTGAAGGTTATAAAAATGCGAATATCGTGTATGTGAAAGGTCGTTTTTATTATGTAACTTTTGATAGTTTCGATAATATGGAACAAGCTTCTAAGTACTTAAACAACTTGCATAAGCAACGTCCTGATGCATGGATCAGAGAGCATAATTAA
- a CDS encoding acyl-CoA thioesterase encodes MGKSKTAKESLAVMTNLVLPNETNQLNNMFGGELLARMDRISAISAKMHSGSLQVVTASVNHVSFSQPIPLGSTVKLESKVTRAFKTSMEVYVDVFVYNYEQECYMKTNDAIYTFVALDENNKPVEVPDLVPETELEIERFDAALRRKQLSLVLAKRMKPSEAHELKALFTDSEN; translated from the coding sequence ATGGGAAAATCTAAAACAGCAAAAGAATCATTAGCGGTAATGACAAATTTGGTTCTACCGAATGAAACTAATCAATTAAATAATATGTTTGGTGGAGAACTTTTAGCGCGTATGGATCGTATTTCTGCAATATCTGCAAAGATGCATTCAGGAAGCTTACAAGTTGTAACAGCAAGTGTAAATCACGTTTCATTTAGTCAACCAATTCCACTTGGAAGTACAGTAAAATTAGAATCGAAAGTGACGCGTGCATTTAAAACATCGATGGAAGTTTATGTAGATGTATTTGTTTACAATTACGAGCAAGAATGCTACATGAAAACAAATGATGCTATCTATACTTTTGTTGCATTAGATGAGAATAATAAACCTGTCGAAGTACCAGATTTAGTTCCGGAAACAGAATTAGAAATTGAACGTTTTGATGCCGCATTGCGTAGAAAACAACTTAGTTTAGTTTTAGCTAAACGCATGAAACCAAGCGAAGCTCACGAATTAAAAGCACTTTTTACTGATAGTGAAAATTAA
- a CDS encoding acyl-CoA thioesterase, translating into MKFHTRKWVKPEDLNPNRSLFGGRLLAWIDEEAALYSVVQLENPHVVTKYMSEINFMASAKQGDIVEIGIDVVKFGRTSLILRCEVRNMMTRETIITVENITMVNLDEHGRPIPHGKTKVEYVKDRLQNKI; encoded by the coding sequence ATGAAATTTCACACTCGTAAATGGGTTAAACCGGAAGATTTAAATCCAAATCGTTCGCTTTTTGGAGGAAGATTATTAGCTTGGATTGACGAGGAAGCTGCACTTTACAGCGTTGTACAATTAGAAAATCCACATGTTGTAACCAAGTACATGTCCGAGATTAATTTTATGGCTTCTGCTAAACAAGGAGACATTGTAGAGATTGGAATAGACGTTGTTAAGTTTGGACGAACTTCTTTAATTTTACGTTGCGAAGTGCGTAATATGATGACCAGAGAAACAATTATTACAGTAGAAAATATTACAATGGTAAATTTGGACGAACATGGTCGACCAATTCCTCACGGAAAAACCAAAGTAGAATATGTAAAAGATCGTTTACAAAATAAAATATAA